In Sporocytophaga myxococcoides, the genomic window AAGTATTCCGGAATGGGAAGAAGTAGCGGCAGTCTCTTGTGCGGTTCAGAATATGGCTTTGACCTGTACAGCTTATAATCTTGGTTCATACTGGGCAACAAATGGTCCTGCCATTGAATTTGTCAAGTCATTAGAATTGCAGGAAAATGAACAGTCATTAGGGTTATTCTTTATAGGTCATTGTGATCCTGAAGCTTACAAAGCCGAAAAAAAAAGAACACCTATAGAACAAAAGACCACCTGGCTAAACTGATTTTTTTAAACAAACAATTTACAACTGAAATTATGCAAGATCTAATTCAACCAGGAATTCAGAAGATCAGTATTCCTGCAGAGCCAACTACTGACTATTTTCTAAAGGATATATTTTATGAGAATACTGCTGCTGATTACCAAAAAGCAATGCTATCAGCCATTCAGGTAACGGAAAAGTTTCTTGAAAATACTAAGAAACCTTTTAGCGGTATATCTCCGCCAAGCTTAGGAGAACTGTTTGGTAAAGTTGATTTTGACAAGCCATTGAAGAATTATCGGCAGTTGGAAGAAGAGATTAACAGACTTTATGTAGATCATGCTACAGCATTTCATTTGCCCAAATACATTGCGCACTTAAACTGTCCGGTAGTTATACCTGCATTATGGGCAGAGGTACTGATCAGCGCAATCAATTCATCACAAGACACATGGGATCAAAGTGCAGGAGGTACTTTAATGGAAAGAAAGCTGATAGACTGGACTGCAGAGCAGATAGGATATAACTATAGTGCAGACGGGGTATTTACCGCTGGTGGTTCACAAAGCAATCTTATGGGGCTTTTGTTGGCCCGTGACAATTATGCGAACACTCATCTGAGGCATAATATTAAAATTAATGGAAATCCTAAAGAAGCTTCTAAATTCAGAATTTTTGTTTCTGACAAATCACACTTCAGTAATCAGAAAAATGCATCCCTGATGGGGTTGGGCGAGCAGGCTCTTGTCAGGATTCCGACAGATCCTCGTTTCAGAATGCAGGTATCTGCACTAAATCATGCCATCGAAAAAGAAATGGAGTTTGGAAATATTCCAATTGCTATTGTTGCCACTGCAGCTACAACAGACTTTGGGAATGTAGATCCGTTATATGAAATTGGTAATATTGCTCATAAATATAATCTCTGGTTGCATGTTGATGCTGCTTATGGCTGCGGATTGCTCCTTTCAGACAGGTACAGACATTTGCTAAACGGAATAGAATTTAGCGATTCAGTAACGATAGATTATCACAAATCTTTTTTTCAGCCAATCAGCAGCAGTGCCATTATAGTTAGAAATAAGTGTAGCCTTGATATTATCAGACATCATGCAGATTATCTCAATCCACAGGAACAGGATTATGAGGAGCATCCGGCCCAGATCAATAAAACAATAACTCAGTCGACCAGGAGATTTGATGCCCTGAAACTTTGGTGTACCCTCAGGCTTATGGGCAGAGAAAAACTGGGTAGCTATATAGACAAAGTCATAGAGACAACAGAGCAGGCTGCTCAGGTCATAGAATCAGATCCTGAATTTGAGCTCCTCTGTCATTCGGATTTCAGTGTCCTGGTTTTTCGCTATGTGCCTGAAAATATATCTCCGGAGAAAGTCTGTGATCTTAACCAGAAAATAAAAAAGACATTATTTAATAGTGGAGAGGTATTGTTGGCGTGCACAAAAGTAAACGGAAAGTTTTATCTCAAATTCACCATACTTAACCCTATAACATCCATGAATGACATTAGGGAAATACTTGAATCAATCAGGAATCATGCAAACAAGAGAAACGTATAAATCAGCACAGCAGGCAGCGCAAGAGATAAGTTTTACAATACTTATCAACAATTGCTTTCGAGAACTTCAGAATGCCTCGTTTTATATTGGTGCTCCTAAGTATGATGAGGAACTTGCTGCTTTCATTCGTAAGTCAGGTAAGGAGCTTCATCTTCAAATGCGCTTTTCATCTGTCAATATAGATGTTTTTATTCCTGTTCTTTATCGCTCGGCTTGTAACTTACAACATGTCTATGATTTTCCTGTATTTGAAAGAAATAACAGCTCCAGTAAAATTATTAGTATAGATATTTTCAGGTTTATGGAAATTGTCGTTTCTGAATGCAATGTCAAATATCCTGACTCGGACAAAAAGAATATATTAAGACGTTTGCGAAACAGTATTAGCAATATGACCACTTTCCTGAATTTTTTCAGTGAAGAAAAGATACAAGTCAATAAAACGTTTCAGACTTTTATTGAATCTGAACAGAACCTTGTAACCGGCCATAGTTTTCATCCCCTAACAAAAAGCAGAGAAGGCTTTTCAGATGGAGATCTGTTAAAGTATAGCCCTGAAACCAGTGAACGCTTTCAGGTACATTATTTTCTTGCGCATCCAAGCATTGTATTGGAAAGGAGTACTGCAGCACACCTATTTTCAAAATTACTGAGAGAAGATCTCATGACTTACATACCCCAGGATCATAAGACGTTTAAAGTAATTACTAAAAATTCTGATTGGAAACCTGTACCAGTACATCCATGGGAAGCAGGGTATTTAAATACTCTGTCTGAAGTACGGGAAATGCAGGAGTTAGGATTGCTCATTGATATAGGTTTATGGGGGCCATTGTACACTGCGACTTCATCGGTAAGAACTGTTTACAATGAAAACACCCCCTGGATGCTCAAGTTTTCTCTTCATGTAAAGATTACCAGTGCTGAGCGTGTAAATCATCTGAGTGAAATGCATCGCGGATATGATTTCAGCAGACTGATGCAAGAGGCCTTTGGTAAAGGTCTACAAGAACAGCATCCTGACATTGAATTTCTCTATGATCCGGGGTTCATTTCAGTGAATTACAATGGGCATAATATAGCTGGATTCAATACCTCATTCAGGAACAATCCATTCATAGGAAACAGGGCAAATACCAATATTGGATTACTGGCATCTTTGTGCCAGGATGAGGTCTTAGGGCAAGCTGCCAGAATTGCATCGATCATTGAAAAAGCTGCTGAGGTGATGAAAAGCTCTGTTCCCTTTGCTGCAAAGACCTGGTTTGACAAATATCTTGATATGATATTGCCAGCCACTGTTACTATGTTTGAGACTTACGGTTTTATCTGTGAGTTACATCAACAGAATATACTCATTGAAATGGGTAATGATTATTTACCACAGAAATTATATCTGCGCGATAATCAGAGTTATCTGTTCAGAAAAACAAAGAAGGACTATTTATGCTCAATAATTCCGGAACTGCGCAACAATGAAGACAACTTTCAAAATGAAATCTCCCTGCTTGATCTCTTGTCTCATTTTTTGATAACCAGTAATATTGCTGCGTTAATTCAAGCATTCGGGAAAAATGAACTAGTTCCGGAATCAGAGCTGATAGAGATTTTTTATCAGAAGACTTATCAGATGCATCTTGATAATCCGGGTAAAATAACAGATTATCTCTTAACCAGAAAGCAATGGTGCATTAAAGGTAATTTGTTAACTGCTATCAGAAATATTGATGCGGGAACAGCTACAGCATCGGTAGTGTATTTAAAGACGCCGAACATTCTTCATTACAGGTATATTTCCACTGATCTATTATTCCCGGACCCAAAGAAAGAGGTGTTTAGCAAATATTTTCCAGAAGAAGATATTAACGTCAGTTTACGTCCTGTTGATCCTGATCATGATATTGAAATGCTGCATGAATGGTTTCACCGTGAGCATACGCTGAAGATCTGGCGAATGAACTGGTCTTTGAACAAGCTTGAACAGTATTACAGAAAAAACCATGCAGGTAATCATATGTATAGTTATATCGGCATGATAAACGGTGAACCTACTTTCAATATAGAAGTATACAGGGCTGTCGCTGATCTTGTCGGTGATTATTATGAAGTGCTACCGGATGATTATGGTACCCATTTTATGATTGCTACCACTGACAAAAGCAAAAAGCATCCAGTCCTCTGTATGCGTGCAATCCTTGACTGGTTATTTAATGATTCCAAAGTTGGAAGACTTGTTGGAGAAGGATCGGTAGAATCAATGGCTGCTTTGATAAATAAGGCCCAGGTGGGATTCAGGCTTCAAAAGGTTATTGAAATGCCACATAAAAAAGCTCATTTGAATATATGTTACAGGGAGTGGTATCGTGAAAAATTTCCTGATTCTGTATTCAATTCTGATAAACAACTTTTAACATCCAAACTTTCAATACTATCATGAAAAAAGAATCTACTATATATAATTTAATCGGCATTGGCATTGGTCCTTTTAACCTTGGGCTGGCAGCACTTTTGCAACCTGTAAAGGAATTGTCTTCAATCTTTTTCGATGGAGTTAGTGAGTTTAACTGGCATCCTGGTCTTATGCTGGACAGTGCCACTTTGCAAAACCCCTTCATGGGAACAGATCTGGTTACTATGGCAGATCCTAAAAGCAGGTTCAGTTTTTTAAACTATCTAAAAGAAAATGACAGGTTATATAAATTTTTTATCAGAGAGAATTTTTTTATTCTCCGGAAAGAGTATAACAGCTATTGTAAATGGGTGGCGTTACAGCTTGATAACTGTCGGTTCGGGCACCAGGTTATATCCGTCATTTATGATAAAGGTCTTTACATTCTGAGTGTCAAAAATATGAGCACAGGAAAAGAAGAAGAGTATATCACAAAGAAACTGGTTTTGGGAACAGGCACTCAACCTAATATTCCTGATTTTGCAAATCGTCAACAGTTACCAAAAGTACTTCACACATCTCAATACCAATTTCGCAAGTCTGAGATTCTTAATAGCACTTCTGTAAGCATAATTGGATCAGGCCAAAGCGCAGCAGAGATCTTTTCCGATCTGCTTCCGGAGCTGGAAAGCGGATTAAAAATTAACTGGTTTACCAGGTCTGAAAGATATTTTCCATTGGAATATTCAAAACTAACACTTGAGCTTACCTCACCAGAGTATGTAGATTATTTCTATCACTTATCTTCGGAAAAGCGCAGGCAAATATTAAATGCTCAGAATGGATTGTATAAGGGAATTAATTTTGATCTTATTTCGAGCATCTTTGACAAGCTATATGAAATGTCTGTGGACAATACAGAACTACCGGCATTTTTACGTACCAATTGCAGATTAAATTCCATATCATCTACCCTTAAAGGCAGTAACCTTCTTGAGTTTACTGAGGTTCATCAGCAAAGAAATTTCACATCGGAAAGTGATTATGTCATTCTTGCTACCGGATATAAATACAATGAGCCTGCATGCATTGAAGGCATACAAAGCAGAATAATGAGAACTTCTGAAAATCTTCTGAATGTGAGCAGGAACTATACTGTCGATATCAATAACAATGAAATTTTTGTCCAGAATGCCGAGCTACATTCGCATGGTTTTGTAAGCCCGGATCTGGGAATGGGTGCCTATCGTAACTCGAGAATTATTAATACTATTGCTGGAAAAGAGATTTACAGAGTAGAAAAACGGATTGCATTCCAGGAATTCGGAGTACCGGTGAATTCAGAAGAAAAATTCCAAGAGGGCGAATCTATAAAAAATCTTGCCGAATCATTGTAAATATAATGGTTTGGTTTTCATAACATTCTAACAAAAGCTTCATTCTTATTCAACTCAATAACTGTGTTACTAAAACTGAGATCGTACGCCAATTTATTTAAAATTGCTCTTCTGGGAAATGAAAAGAACTTTACCACAGGAAGTGTAAACAGGGCGACTTTCCTCCTTGCTCTGCCGTCTATGCTGGAACTGGTCATGGAGTCGCTTTTTGTAATGGTAAATCTGTTGTTCGTTAGTAGTATAGGTAATCAGGCGATCACGCTTGCAGGAATCACTAATTCTGTTATACTTATCCTTTACTCTATACCGACAGGGCTGAGCATAGCGGCAACAGCTATAATTTCCAGACGTATCGGTGAGAAAAAACCGGAAGAAGCAGGCTTGGTGGCGATTCAGGTAATCGCTTTGACCATATTAATCTCTGGCATGTTTTCCTTATTGATAATCGGGTTTGAAAAACCTATCCTTACAATTGCCGGTGCTAATACTGCTATGTTTCAGGCAGGAGGTAGTTATACTACCTTAATGTTCTGTTCACTCATCTTCATGTTCATACGTACACTCATGAATGGAATCTTTCGGGGGACGGGAAACGCTGCCATGTCTATGCGATCGCTGACTATTTCAAATCTCCTGAATGTAATCTTTTGTGGATTGTTTGTATTTGGTTTGGGTGCAATACCGGCATTGGGACTTACCGGTATAGGATTGGCTGCTCTGATAGCCAATGTACTAAGTGTTGGATATCAGTTTTGGTATTTTGCTTTTCGGGAAAAACGGATTTCAATAGGAAGGCAACAGTTAAAACTTTCTATTACAATTATGTCTAAACTGGTCACTTTGGCATTTGCGGGAATTGTGCAGTATTTGGTGCCTTCGCTAAGTCGATTTCTTATGGTTGTAATTGTAGCCAGATTGGGTGAAAGTGTCCTCGCAGGCTATATCATTGCTAATCGAGTGATCATGTTTACTGTATTACCTGCCTGGGGTATTGCCAATGCAGCCGGAATATTAACAGGACAGAATTTGGGAGCGGGTCAGCCGGACCGGGCAGAAGAGTCCGTATGGAAAGCTGGATTGTTTAATTTTTTGTTTCTGGGTTTTACAGGTTTTGTAGTTTTATTCTTTTGCAAACTAATTGTAGGCTGGTTTACCAATGACGCAGTGATAGCTGGTTATTCTGTTCAATACCTTCAATTTATGGTTATAGCCTACTTTTTCTTTGGTTATACCATGGTAATCGCCAAATCATTGAATGCTTCGGGGAAGGTAAATACAGTTACATTGTTATATATAATCATGTTCCTAATTATCCAATTGCCGTTGGCATACCTCTTGGCTATTGTTCTGAACTGGGGTGCAACAGGAATCTTCGTCGGAATTGCTTTTTCAGAAATTGTACTGACTATAGGTTGTATCTTTGTATTCAAGACAGGAAAGTGGAAGCTAAGTAAACTGTGAATAGTGTATGTAATCTAAATGACTACATACTAACTAATTTAACAATCTGAAATTTGTATAATTATTTTCTTATGAAGTCAAAAGGATTAAAATCAAGGACAACCATTCTCATTTTTGAATCAGAGGAAGCTACAATTTATAAATGATCATTTTTTAGTTTTTGATTTTTATTACAAATATTTTTTTCTTTTTATGTTGGATCAGCTGTCCTCCAGCTAATACAGTTAACTCTAAGAACCAAAGTAATACTTCCTTTCCATTAATCAATTGAGATCAGCTCATTGTAATACACTCAATCTTTAATTTGTGAAATGCCAGTAACATAACTAAACAAACTAAACACTAAAATGGAAATGGTTGGATTTGCTATAGGACTAGTTCAAAGTTAATGACTAAATGGGAAGCAGAGTTCTCAGGCTTTTTATTGCTATTCGTCCAACAAGAGAAAAGGAGATAGTGATTGTAAGAATATGCTTATAACCTGTGGAGGGTATTTTTAAATACTAGGATGAAGTTATTTGGAATTATTCTAAACAGGGTATAATTTCACCGATATTATTCTGCTATTCAACCTGGTTTTTCAATGGGATTGCTAGAGAAGATATTAAAAATGAGTTTTACCAGGAGTAGAAATTAAATGTTGTTCAGACTTTCTTTCTGATATAGTCAGCAAAATACCTTTGGTAACTGTCTAACTCACTACACCTATGGAAATGGTAATTAAAGATAAGACGAAAATTATAATAGCTGATTCGCAACCGGTTTTTAGAGAAGGAATCAAAAAGATTCTTGAAGGGGATGGTGAGTCAAGATTTCTTATAGAGGAAGTCGGTAACACACATGAATTCAATTATACAGCAGTAGAATTTTGTCCGGACATTTTGATCATAGATTATAATTCTCAGTTTTTTGAATTGAATGAAATTAAGAGAATACTCAATATGTTGCATAATTGCAGAGTTATTGTGCTTGCAGCACATGACAAAAAGGGTGATATAATAAAATTGCTTGATCTGAATGTCTATTGTTATCTTATGAAAGATTGTGGAAAAAGAGATATTTTAAAAGCTGTAACTTCTGCAATTCAGGGAGAAAAGTTTTTTTGCCCTCTTATTGTAGATATCATCCTTGCGGACAGGCATAGGATGGAGAGTAATATTGATTTAACAACAACATCCCTAACAATAAGAGAGAGGGAGATAATCAAACAGATTAGTATTGGGAAGACTAATAAAGAGATTGGGGATACATTAAATATTAGCCCTCATACGGTACATACCCATAGAAAGAATATAATGAAAAAGCTGCAATTACATTCCGCAGTTGAATTATGTAATTATGCAATTCAATCCGGCATAATTGCACAGGCATAATCTATCAATTGATAAGAAACGTATTCTGAGTAAAGAATATATTCAAAGTATTTTATGCCTCATATTTCTATATAGCTTCAAATCCACAATAGGTATTAGATCTAATTTGCCTCTATATAATCTATATCTACCTTATATTTATAGCGCTATACTACCATAGTAAAGGTATTGTTTTTACCCTTAATATATACCCTTCTTTTACCACCTCATGGTGATTGTCTGCTGATATTGCCCAGACTAATTTTGTATCAATTAAAGAGTAAACAATAAAATTAAATAATCTAAATCAAGCAAAGAATTTATAGATATGAGTACGGAAGAAAAACTAAAGGCTGCATTCTCAAGAGCACTTGCGATTCCTGGAAGAATTGTCACGGAAGACCTCTCTTATCAGAGCATACCTGAATGGGATTCTCTCGGTCATCTGACTTTGATAGAAGAAATAGAATGTACGTTTGATATCAATATCAATACGAATGATGTTCTTGCTCTTACGAGTTATGCTGATGCAAAAAAGATGCTGGCCCAATATAATATAGATTTAAAGAACTAAATATTATTAACTATTTAAGTCCCCGATGACCTTCAAAGATCTCACCCTAAATTTCTCTCCTTCAGGAGAGAGATTTAGATATGTATGTTATTAGTTCTGTCGCTATTAATTCAACATTTTTCTCATTGACTGTTCCCATTTCCTTCAGGAGATGGGTTAGGGATGAGGTTAATAAATGTGAAACGGGAACTAAATATTTATTCCTAATTTTTACTATCAGATAAATATTATGGGGAATCAGAATTTATATAAGGTTATACTTGAAAATAAGAACCTCAGGTATATAGACGGAGCAACTGGTAAGTTATACAAGGCAGATGATTTTCATGATTCATTGAATCTTAATGGAGTTAAAAGCCTTGCCTTTCTCTATCTGGACAATACAATCCAATCAGTGGAAGTGTTGCTTAATTTTCTTCGTTCAGATCATGTAATTGTATTGTTAAGCCCCGGAATTGCTGAGTATCTTAAGATACAACTGGAAAACAGATATTCTCCCGTGTATATCTATGACATGTCCAGGAACGTTATCTCCGGTTATAAGGTAGCTGAGTATGGGGAAAGAATTAATCTTCATATTGGTATAAATCCGGTGAATTATGAGATACATCATAATCTGAAATATCTTTTGAGTACATCAGGTTCCACAGGATCTCCAAAATTTGTAAAGCTTTCTGAAAAGAACCTTCTTTCAAATGCATTGTCAATTGTTGATTACCTTCCTATACTGGAGGATGATGTAGTTCCTTTAAATTTGCCATTGTTCTATTCCTATGGTTTATCCGTATTTACGAGCAACTCTATTGCTGGAGGTTGTATCCTATGCATCGAGAAGGATATACTGCAAAAAGATTTCTGGTATGACTTTGACTACTATAGTTGTTCATCTTTAGCAGGAGTCCCCATTAACTATGAGATCTTAAACAGAATAGGATTCTGTTCCAGGAATTACCCTTCATTGCGCTATCTTACGCAGGCTGGGGGTAAGTTAAGTGATGGGCTGATACGAAATTTTGGACAGTATGCAGAACATTATGGGGTAAAGTTTTATGTTATGTACGGACAAACTGAAGCTGCGGCCCGCATTGCCTATTTACACCCTGATGATATACTAAGAAAGACAGGATCAATAGGAAATGCTATAAAAGGAGGTTCCTTGAGTCTGGATCCTGATACAAATGAAGTATTGTATGAGGGGCCAAATGTTTTTGGAGGGTATGCTTCTTGTCCTGAAGATTTGAAGACATTTGATACTAACAAATTATTGAGAACCGGAGATATTGGCCGGTGTGATGACGAAGGATATTTTTATATCACAGGCCGGTTGAAACGATTCATAAAGCTTTCAGGACATCGAATTAATCTTGACGAAATTGAAGGCTTCCTGAAAAGAGAGCTTGGAAATATATCAGTAGCTTGTCATGGAGTTGGAGATAAATTCCTGTATATAGTTCATAGTGAACCTCACGTATCAGAAGAGTGTATTACCCAGCTTCTGTCTCACAGACTGCATTTACATCCCCGAACAATCCGAGTGAGCTATGTAGACGCAATACCTTTGACTGCAAATGGAAAAAATGATTACAGAGCAATAGAATCAATCTTAGTTTAAAAAGCTTGGATTAATTATTTAGTTCTCGTATCAAAGCCAATTAACCTCGTCCCTAGCCCTTCTCCTGAAGGAGAAGGGAATAGTCGACGAGAAAATGTTGAATTAATAGCGACAGAACTAATAATATACACATTAAATTCTCTCTCCTTCAGGAGAGGGATTTAGGGTGAGGTCTTTATGGTTTTATTTAATGTGTTTACATACATTAATGAACCTATATAACTATTCCTTTAATTAAAATTTACAATAATTTATTCTCCAATTTTATTTAATCATTAGCTATGAATATTATACATAAGGAACCTCCTGTTTTCGAGGTAGAAAATAGCCAGTCGACCTTACCCAATAAAGCCTTCGCTCCTTTAAAGCCTGAAATGATTGAGGTAACAGAAGAGGAGAGAAAAGCAATTAATCAGGTAGGCGAAATTCTTTGCAAAGCTTATAAGACTTATGAAGATCCAGAGTATATAAGCAATCTTCATATTTATGCTTATCAGTTTCTTCCTGAAAGGATTATCAGGATATTAAGCAGGTTTGGTACGGATTTCTCAGCAAGACAGTATGGGGCAATTGTTTTTAAAGGTTTGGTTCATGTTGACCAACAAGCTCTGGGGCGCACTCCTGCAAGATGGCAGGAAGCAGATTTTAGTAAACTCAATATTTATGGATTTATTTCTTCTCTGCTTCATGGGGCTGTTCCTTCCAAACCAGTTCAGTATTATTCTCAACGAAAAGGAGGAGGGTTGATGCATCCGATTATCCCGGATGAAAACATGAATTTTACTCAGACAGGGTCAGGCTCAAGAGCAGATCTATATGTACATACTGAAGATGCATTTCTGTTCAATCCAGCTGATTTTTTGAGTTTTATGTATCTTAGAAATGAAGAGTTGGTTCCGTCTACACTTTATTCTATTCGCTCTCATGGAGAAGCAAGTGATGTCTTGAAACCATTATTCCGTTCTATTTATCGTTGTCCTCAGGATGCTAATTATCATTTGGAAGTAAGTAATAAGGTTGAAGTAAAAACTCCTGTATTGTATGGTAATGAAAAATTCCCGTTTATTCGTTTTGATGCAGCGGAA contains:
- a CDS encoding pyridoxal phosphate-dependent decarboxylase family protein, with protein sequence MQDLIQPGIQKISIPAEPTTDYFLKDIFYENTAADYQKAMLSAIQVTEKFLENTKKPFSGISPPSLGELFGKVDFDKPLKNYRQLEEEINRLYVDHATAFHLPKYIAHLNCPVVIPALWAEVLISAINSSQDTWDQSAGGTLMERKLIDWTAEQIGYNYSADGVFTAGGSQSNLMGLLLARDNYANTHLRHNIKINGNPKEASKFRIFVSDKSHFSNQKNASLMGLGEQALVRIPTDPRFRMQVSALNHAIEKEMEFGNIPIAIVATAATTDFGNVDPLYEIGNIAHKYNLWLHVDAAYGCGLLLSDRYRHLLNGIEFSDSVTIDYHKSFFQPISSSAIIVRNKCSLDIIRHHADYLNPQEQDYEEHPAQINKTITQSTRRFDALKLWCTLRLMGREKLGSYIDKVIETTEQAAQVIESDPEFELLCHSDFSVLVFRYVPENISPEKVCDLNQKIKKTLFNSGEVLLACTKVNGKFYLKFTILNPITSMNDIREILESIRNHANKRNV
- a CDS encoding GNAT family N-acetyltransferase → MQTRETYKSAQQAAQEISFTILINNCFRELQNASFYIGAPKYDEELAAFIRKSGKELHLQMRFSSVNIDVFIPVLYRSACNLQHVYDFPVFERNNSSSKIISIDIFRFMEIVVSECNVKYPDSDKKNILRRLRNSISNMTTFLNFFSEEKIQVNKTFQTFIESEQNLVTGHSFHPLTKSREGFSDGDLLKYSPETSERFQVHYFLAHPSIVLERSTAAHLFSKLLREDLMTYIPQDHKTFKVITKNSDWKPVPVHPWEAGYLNTLSEVREMQELGLLIDIGLWGPLYTATSSVRTVYNENTPWMLKFSLHVKITSAERVNHLSEMHRGYDFSRLMQEAFGKGLQEQHPDIEFLYDPGFISVNYNGHNIAGFNTSFRNNPFIGNRANTNIGLLASLCQDEVLGQAARIASIIEKAAEVMKSSVPFAAKTWFDKYLDMILPATVTMFETYGFICELHQQNILIEMGNDYLPQKLYLRDNQSYLFRKTKKDYLCSIIPELRNNEDNFQNEISLLDLLSHFLITSNIAALIQAFGKNELVPESELIEIFYQKTYQMHLDNPGKITDYLLTRKQWCIKGNLLTAIRNIDAGTATASVVYLKTPNILHYRYISTDLLFPDPKKEVFSKYFPEEDINVSLRPVDPDHDIEMLHEWFHREHTLKIWRMNWSLNKLEQYYRKNHAGNHMYSYIGMINGEPTFNIEVYRAVADLVGDYYEVLPDDYGTHFMIATTDKSKKHPVLCMRAILDWLFNDSKVGRLVGEGSVESMAALINKAQVGFRLQKVIEMPHKKAHLNICYREWYREKFPDSVFNSDKQLLTSKLSILS
- a CDS encoding lysine N(6)-hydroxylase/L-ornithine N(5)-oxygenase family protein, translating into MKKESTIYNLIGIGIGPFNLGLAALLQPVKELSSIFFDGVSEFNWHPGLMLDSATLQNPFMGTDLVTMADPKSRFSFLNYLKENDRLYKFFIRENFFILRKEYNSYCKWVALQLDNCRFGHQVISVIYDKGLYILSVKNMSTGKEEEYITKKLVLGTGTQPNIPDFANRQQLPKVLHTSQYQFRKSEILNSTSVSIIGSGQSAAEIFSDLLPELESGLKINWFTRSERYFPLEYSKLTLELTSPEYVDYFYHLSSEKRRQILNAQNGLYKGINFDLISSIFDKLYEMSVDNTELPAFLRTNCRLNSISSTLKGSNLLEFTEVHQQRNFTSESDYVILATGYKYNEPACIEGIQSRIMRTSENLLNVSRNYTVDINNNEIFVQNAELHSHGFVSPDLGMGAYRNSRIINTIAGKEIYRVEKRIAFQEFGVPVNSEEKFQEGESIKNLAESL
- a CDS encoding MATE family efflux transporter, giving the protein MLLKLRSYANLFKIALLGNEKNFTTGSVNRATFLLALPSMLELVMESLFVMVNLLFVSSIGNQAITLAGITNSVILILYSIPTGLSIAATAIISRRIGEKKPEEAGLVAIQVIALTILISGMFSLLIIGFEKPILTIAGANTAMFQAGGSYTTLMFCSLIFMFIRTLMNGIFRGTGNAAMSMRSLTISNLLNVIFCGLFVFGLGAIPALGLTGIGLAALIANVLSVGYQFWYFAFREKRISIGRQQLKLSITIMSKLVTLAFAGIVQYLVPSLSRFLMVVIVARLGESVLAGYIIANRVIMFTVLPAWGIANAAGILTGQNLGAGQPDRAEESVWKAGLFNFLFLGFTGFVVLFFCKLIVGWFTNDAVIAGYSVQYLQFMVIAYFFFGYTMVIAKSLNASGKVNTVTLLYIIMFLIIQLPLAYLLAIVLNWGATGIFVGIAFSEIVLTIGCIFVFKTGKWKLSKL
- a CDS encoding LuxR C-terminal-related transcriptional regulator, with amino-acid sequence MEMVIKDKTKIIIADSQPVFREGIKKILEGDGESRFLIEEVGNTHEFNYTAVEFCPDILIIDYNSQFFELNEIKRILNMLHNCRVIVLAAHDKKGDIIKLLDLNVYCYLMKDCGKRDILKAVTSAIQGEKFFCPLIVDIILADRHRMESNIDLTTTSLTIREREIIKQISIGKTNKEIGDTLNISPHTVHTHRKNIMKKLQLHSAVELCNYAIQSGIIAQA
- a CDS encoding acyl carrier protein; the encoded protein is MSTEEKLKAAFSRALAIPGRIVTEDLSYQSIPEWDSLGHLTLIEEIECTFDININTNDVLALTSYADAKKMLAQYNIDLKN
- a CDS encoding AMP-binding protein — protein: MGNQNLYKVILENKNLRYIDGATGKLYKADDFHDSLNLNGVKSLAFLYLDNTIQSVEVLLNFLRSDHVIVLLSPGIAEYLKIQLENRYSPVYIYDMSRNVISGYKVAEYGERINLHIGINPVNYEIHHNLKYLLSTSGSTGSPKFVKLSEKNLLSNALSIVDYLPILEDDVVPLNLPLFYSYGLSVFTSNSIAGGCILCIEKDILQKDFWYDFDYYSCSSLAGVPINYEILNRIGFCSRNYPSLRYLTQAGGKLSDGLIRNFGQYAEHYGVKFYVMYGQTEAAARIAYLHPDDILRKTGSIGNAIKGGSLSLDPDTNEVLYEGPNVFGGYASCPEDLKTFDTNKLLRTGDIGRCDDEGYFYITGRLKRFIKLSGHRINLDEIEGFLKRELGNISVACHGVGDKFLYIVHSEPHVSEECITQLLSHRLHLHPRTIRVSYVDAIPLTANGKNDYRAIESILV